One window from the genome of Nocardioides conyzicola encodes:
- a CDS encoding zf-TFIIB domain-containing protein — protein METLTCPRCGAEMETRAISSSLGEGAVSACPDGHGVFLARSDLGALSEAESDWHRHTTQQTTAMPRITPEMTAPPVSKPPARSWVETLFN, from the coding sequence ATGGAGACCTTGACCTGCCCCCGGTGCGGCGCGGAGATGGAGACGCGCGCCATCAGCTCCTCCCTGGGAGAGGGCGCGGTCAGCGCCTGTCCCGACGGACACGGCGTGTTCCTCGCCCGGTCCGACCTCGGCGCCCTCAGCGAGGCCGAGAGCGACTGGCACCGTCACACCACCCAGCAGACGACCGCGATGCCGCGGATCACCCCGGAGATGACCGCACCGCCGGTCAGCAAGCCGCCCGCCCGGTCGTGGGTGGAGACGCTCTTCAACTGA
- a CDS encoding glycerophosphodiester phosphodiesterase, producing the protein MLAFAHRGGAYHPEIEGLENTLAAFRHAVGLGYDYLETDVHVTRDGVLLAFHDSVLDRVTDRRGEIAALSLAEVREALVGGREAVPTLAELFDAFPEARFNIDLKSDGAVPALAAFIAARDAWDRVLVGSFSRRRTARFRELTQGRVPTSATPGQIAAFRLLPSARLAALAAGRGAAALQIPHHRGRLRVATPGLVRRAHAAGRHVHVWTVDDADEMQVLLDRGVDGLFTDRTDILKAVLVERGQWREPS; encoded by the coding sequence GTGCTCGCGTTCGCGCACCGCGGCGGGGCCTACCACCCCGAGATCGAGGGGCTCGAGAACACGCTGGCCGCGTTCCGCCACGCCGTCGGGCTCGGCTACGACTACCTCGAGACGGACGTGCACGTGACCCGCGACGGGGTGCTGCTCGCGTTCCACGACTCCGTGCTCGACCGGGTCACCGACCGCCGCGGTGAGATCGCCGCGCTGAGCCTCGCCGAGGTCCGCGAGGCGCTCGTCGGCGGGCGGGAGGCGGTGCCCACGCTGGCCGAGCTCTTCGACGCCTTCCCGGAGGCGCGCTTCAACATCGACCTCAAGTCCGATGGAGCCGTGCCCGCGCTGGCCGCGTTCATCGCGGCCCGCGACGCCTGGGACCGGGTCCTCGTCGGGTCGTTCTCGCGACGGCGTACGGCGCGGTTCCGCGAGCTCACGCAGGGGCGGGTGCCGACCAGCGCGACCCCGGGCCAGATCGCCGCCTTCCGGCTGCTGCCGAGCGCCCGGCTGGCCGCGCTGGCCGCGGGTCGGGGAGCGGCGGCCCTGCAGATCCCGCACCACCGTGGCCGGCTCCGGGTCGCCACCCCGGGCCTGGTCCGTCGGGCGCACGCGGCCGGGCGGCACGTGCACGTCTGGACCGTCGACGACGCCGACGAGATGCAGGTGCTCCTGGACCGGGGCGTCGACGGGCTCTTCACCGACCGCACCGACATACTCAAGGCCGTCCTCGTCGAACGGGGCCAGTGGAGGGAGCCGTCATGA
- a CDS encoding MFS transporter has protein sequence MTALDLDPQDRTREQHAWNWYDWANSAFYTTILTVLFAPYMISVAGKAAGCVDADDTCSKTVDVLGLHLAAGSLPFYLTSFATIASAFLLPVVGAFVDRSGRKKWHMAGFAWAGSFFAGLLFLMKGDNWQIGAVVIVLSSILGGCSLVSYYAILVDISTEDERDHVSSRGWAFGYLGGGLLLLLNLVMVLGHDTFGLSKGMSVRLSLLSAAVWWAGFTIIPVLRLRNRAPQGVVREDGGLFARSFGQLFTTLKEMRAFPMTLTFLVAYLFYNDGIQTVIYAASTYGSKQLKFGDSVLIATILLIQFVAFGGALFFGRLAARYGSYRSILWGVFAWMVIVVVAMFLPEKNVALFLVVGVAIGIVLGGTQALSRSFFSLLIPRGREGEYFALYNAAERGTSWFGTFVFGLVFQLTDSYRPAIFALIVFFLLGAFFLLRLDPRRGIEEAGNRVPAVV, from the coding sequence ATGACCGCACTCGACCTCGACCCGCAGGACCGGACCCGCGAGCAGCACGCCTGGAACTGGTACGACTGGGCCAACAGCGCGTTCTACACGACCATCCTCACGGTCCTCTTCGCGCCGTACATGATCAGCGTCGCCGGCAAGGCCGCCGGTTGTGTCGACGCGGACGACACCTGCAGCAAGACCGTGGACGTCCTCGGGCTGCACCTGGCCGCGGGGTCGCTGCCGTTCTACCTGACGAGCTTCGCGACCATCGCCAGCGCCTTCCTGCTGCCGGTGGTCGGTGCGTTCGTCGACCGCTCGGGGCGCAAGAAGTGGCACATGGCCGGCTTCGCCTGGGCCGGGTCCTTCTTCGCCGGCCTGCTCTTCCTGATGAAGGGCGACAACTGGCAGATCGGTGCCGTCGTCATCGTGTTGAGCAGCATCCTCGGCGGCTGCTCGCTGGTCAGCTACTACGCGATCCTGGTCGACATCTCGACCGAGGACGAGCGCGACCACGTGTCCTCGCGAGGCTGGGCGTTCGGCTACCTCGGCGGTGGTCTGCTCCTGCTGCTGAACCTGGTCATGGTGCTCGGGCACGACACCTTCGGGCTGTCCAAGGGGATGTCGGTCCGCCTGTCGCTGCTCAGCGCCGCCGTCTGGTGGGCGGGGTTCACGATCATCCCGGTGCTCCGCCTGCGCAACCGGGCGCCCCAGGGCGTCGTGCGCGAGGACGGCGGCCTCTTCGCGCGCAGCTTCGGCCAGCTCTTCACGACCCTGAAGGAGATGCGGGCCTTCCCGATGACGCTGACCTTCCTGGTCGCCTACCTCTTCTACAACGACGGCATCCAGACGGTCATCTACGCGGCGTCGACGTACGGCTCGAAGCAGCTGAAGTTCGGTGACTCGGTGCTCATCGCGACCATCCTGCTGATCCAGTTCGTCGCGTTCGGTGGCGCGCTCTTCTTCGGGCGGCTGGCCGCGAGGTACGGCTCCTACCGCTCGATCCTCTGGGGCGTCTTCGCGTGGATGGTGATCGTCGTCGTCGCGATGTTCCTGCCCGAGAAGAACGTCGCGCTGTTCCTGGTCGTCGGCGTCGCGATCGGCATCGTCCTGGGCGGCACCCAGGCCCTGTCGCGGTCGTTCTTCAGCCTGCTCATCCCCCGTGGTCGTGAGGGTGAGTACTTCGCGCTCTACAACGCCGCCGAGCGCGGTACGTCGTGGTTCGGAACCTTCGTCTTCGGGTTGGTCTTCCAGCTGACCGACTCCTACCGGCCCGCGATCTTCGCCCTGATCGTCTTCTTCCTCCTCGGGGCGTTCTTCCTGCTCCGCCTCGACCCGCGCCGCGGGATCGAGGAGGCCGGCAACCGGGTGCCTGCGGTCGTCTGA
- a CDS encoding RNA polymerase-binding protein RbpA, whose amino-acid sequence MAERTLRGARLGGQSFEDERGIEFAARQQVGFRCAQGHEFEVTMSVEADVPAVWECPRCGAEAMNVSGILPEAKAEKPARTHWDMLLERRSEKELEDILKERLELLRGGEIGPAHLHRANQKKRKVS is encoded by the coding sequence ATGGCAGAGCGCACACTGCGTGGAGCGCGGCTCGGGGGCCAAAGCTTCGAGGACGAGCGCGGCATCGAGTTCGCGGCTCGTCAGCAAGTTGGTTTCCGCTGTGCCCAGGGGCACGAGTTCGAGGTGACGATGTCGGTCGAGGCCGACGTCCCCGCCGTGTGGGAGTGCCCGCGCTGCGGTGCCGAGGCGATGAACGTCTCCGGCATCCTGCCCGAGGCCAAGGCTGAGAAGCCGGCCCGCACCCACTGGGACATGCTGCTGGAGCGGCGGTCCGAGAAGGAGCTCGAGGACATCCTCAAGGAGCGGCTCGAGCTGCTCCGGGGCGGCGAGATCGGCCCCGCTCACCTGCACCGCGCCAACCAGAAGAAGCGGAAGGTCTCCTGA
- a CDS encoding FxsA family protein: MSRRRRFVQGALFVAFVVVPLLEIYVLVQVGQVIGAGWTILLLLLDAVLGSWLIKHEGGRAWRAMREALQSGRMPATEIADGALILVGGTLMLAPGFITDAFGILLILPFTRPFFRRVLAATVARRLLISAVDVRRPGPGPAEGPVVRGEVIDDE; this comes from the coding sequence ATGAGCCGCCGGCGCCGGTTCGTGCAGGGAGCGCTCTTCGTCGCCTTCGTGGTCGTCCCGCTGCTCGAGATCTACGTCCTGGTCCAGGTCGGGCAGGTCATCGGGGCCGGCTGGACGATCCTGCTGCTGCTCCTCGACGCGGTCCTGGGCTCCTGGCTGATCAAGCACGAGGGTGGGCGCGCCTGGCGGGCGATGCGCGAGGCGCTGCAGAGCGGCCGGATGCCGGCCACCGAGATCGCCGACGGTGCGCTCATCCTGGTCGGCGGCACGCTCATGCTGGCGCCGGGGTTCATCACCGACGCGTTCGGGATCCTGCTGATCCTGCCCTTCACCCGTCCGTTCTTCCGGCGGGTGCTGGCGGCCACGGTGGCCAGGCGGCTGCTGATCAGTGCCGTGGACGTACGACGCCCCGGACCCGGGCCCGCTGAGGGGCCCGTCGTCCGGGGCGAGGTCATCGACGACGAGTAG
- a CDS encoding polyprenol monophosphomannose synthase, with amino-acid sequence MSPAEPRVVDGLGRVVVVIPTYDEAGNLAWIVERLRVAQPAIDVIVVDDGSPDGTGQIADGLAAADPAVRVVHRTAKAGLGAAYLHGFRVALEAGYDVIGEMDADGSHQPEQLDRLLDAMRAGADLVIGSRWVPGGSVVNWPLRRELLSRGGNLYVRMLLGVKVRDATAGFRLFRRTALEKIDLEAVQSTGYVFQTDMVARTLAAGLTVREVPIEFVERVRGDSKMSGSVATESLKRITTWGLRERRNQVRKALRRTGSSR; translated from the coding sequence GTGAGTCCCGCAGAGCCCCGCGTCGTCGACGGACTCGGCCGGGTGGTCGTGGTGATCCCGACCTACGACGAGGCCGGGAACCTGGCCTGGATCGTCGAGCGCCTGCGGGTCGCCCAGCCCGCGATCGACGTCATCGTCGTCGACGACGGGTCGCCCGACGGCACCGGGCAGATCGCGGACGGGCTGGCCGCCGCCGACCCCGCCGTACGGGTGGTGCACCGCACCGCCAAGGCCGGCCTGGGCGCGGCGTACCTGCACGGCTTCCGGGTCGCCCTGGAGGCCGGGTACGACGTGATCGGGGAGATGGATGCCGACGGCTCGCACCAGCCCGAGCAGCTGGACCGCCTGCTCGACGCGATGCGTGCCGGGGCCGACCTGGTCATCGGCTCGCGCTGGGTGCCGGGGGGATCGGTGGTCAACTGGCCCCTGCGCCGCGAGCTGCTCTCGCGCGGCGGCAACCTCTACGTCCGGATGCTTCTCGGCGTGAAGGTGCGCGACGCCACCGCGGGGTTCCGGCTCTTCCGCCGCACCGCGCTGGAGAAGATCGACCTCGAGGCGGTGCAGTCCACCGGCTACGTCTTCCAGACCGACATGGTCGCGCGCACCCTGGCGGCGGGCCTCACCGTGCGCGAGGTGCCGATCGAGTTCGTCGAGCGGGTCCGGGGCGACTCGAAGATGAGCGGCTCGGTGGCCACGGAGTCGCTCAAGCGGATCACCACCTGGGGCCTGCGTGAGCGCCGCAACCAGGTCCGCAAGGCGCTGCGCCGGACGGGGTCGTCGCGATGA
- the lnt gene encoding apolipoprotein N-acyltransferase has protein sequence MLLRMLVAFACGVGLSLAFEPVALPWVIPFAVAGLVLTTRGLRARAAWLPGLAFGIGFQFVLLYWMRAVGTDAWIGLSIWQSLFFAVLGLAVCLLQRHRWWPLWVAAAWVTNELWFSTWPFSGMPWGRLAFAVADTPLADALPWIGTVGVSFVLALSGAPLAWAVAERGRARLVAAGAFVALAAAALLLPLAVPWQPDTEGEATVAVVQGDVPGNGDDILYDFRQVTQNQVDVTTRLAADVAAGREPRPDFVLWPENSTAVDPFRDQQTNAGILSASNAIGVPILVGAIVDAGPTHVLNQGIVWDPVTGAGDRYTKHHPVVFGEFIPFRRYLDDLQIGRLTMVGRDMVAGTRLEPLRVAGLEVADSICFDVAYDDAIYGQVSRGAQLLTVQTSNATFIHTHQIDQQFAITRLRAVETGRWLAVSSTNGVSGVIAPDGSVVSSAEPRTQAALVETVGLDTGITPAVRIGPWSGRVCIALTALGLLMALVPYPLSRTRRRAEEAAVPPGHAAANESRSE, from the coding sequence GTGCTGCTCCGGATGCTGGTCGCCTTTGCGTGCGGCGTCGGGCTCTCCCTCGCGTTCGAACCCGTGGCCCTCCCGTGGGTCATCCCGTTCGCCGTCGCGGGGTTGGTGCTGACGACCCGCGGCCTGCGGGCGCGCGCCGCCTGGCTGCCGGGGCTCGCGTTCGGGATCGGCTTCCAGTTCGTGCTGCTCTACTGGATGCGCGCCGTCGGCACGGACGCCTGGATAGGCCTCTCCATCTGGCAGTCGCTCTTCTTCGCGGTCCTCGGCCTGGCCGTCTGCCTGCTGCAACGGCACCGGTGGTGGCCGCTCTGGGTCGCGGCCGCCTGGGTCACCAACGAGCTGTGGTTCAGCACCTGGCCGTTCAGCGGCATGCCCTGGGGCCGGCTGGCCTTCGCTGTCGCCGACACGCCGCTGGCCGACGCCCTCCCGTGGATCGGGACCGTCGGCGTGAGCTTCGTGCTCGCGCTCAGCGGTGCGCCGCTGGCCTGGGCCGTCGCCGAGCGGGGACGCGCCCGGCTCGTGGCGGCCGGGGCGTTCGTGGCACTGGCGGCGGCGGCGCTGCTGCTGCCGCTCGCCGTGCCGTGGCAGCCCGACACCGAGGGTGAGGCCACCGTCGCCGTGGTCCAGGGCGACGTGCCCGGCAACGGCGACGACATCCTCTACGACTTCCGCCAGGTCACCCAGAACCAGGTCGACGTGACCACCCGGCTGGCGGCGGACGTGGCGGCCGGTCGAGAGCCACGCCCCGACTTCGTCCTCTGGCCCGAGAACTCCACCGCCGTCGACCCCTTCCGCGACCAGCAGACCAACGCCGGCATCCTCTCGGCCAGCAACGCGATCGGGGTCCCGATCCTGGTCGGCGCGATCGTCGACGCGGGACCGACCCACGTCCTCAACCAGGGCATCGTCTGGGACCCGGTCACCGGCGCGGGGGACCGCTACACCAAGCACCACCCCGTGGTGTTCGGCGAGTTCATCCCGTTCCGCCGCTACCTCGACGACCTCCAGATCGGCCGGCTCACCATGGTCGGGCGCGACATGGTGGCGGGCACCCGCCTCGAGCCGCTCCGGGTCGCCGGGCTGGAGGTGGCCGACTCGATCTGCTTCGACGTGGCGTACGACGACGCGATCTACGGGCAGGTGTCCCGCGGCGCCCAGCTGCTGACCGTGCAGACCAGCAACGCGACCTTCATCCACACCCACCAGATCGACCAGCAGTTCGCGATCACTCGGCTGCGTGCGGTGGAGACGGGTCGGTGGCTGGCCGTCTCCTCGACCAACGGCGTCTCGGGCGTCATCGCGCCGGACGGCTCGGTGGTGTCGAGCGCGGAGCCGCGCACCCAGGCCGCGCTGGTCGAGACCGTCGGGCTGGACACCGGCATCACCCCGGCCGTCCGGATCGGCCCGTGGTCGGGGCGGGTGTGCATCGCCCTGACCGCGCTGGGCCTCCTGATGGCGCTGGTCCCGTATCCTCTGAGCCGCACCAGGCGGCGGGCCGAGGAGGCAGCGGTGCCGCCCGGTCACGCCGCAGCGAACGAGAGCAGGAGCGAGTGA
- a CDS encoding TetR/AcrR family transcriptional regulator, with translation MVQSTEERVRSAALTLFAERGYHGTGIRHLADAAGLSSASLYHYMGTKEELLVAIMRSSLDGLLEAADELSATGDPGERLVALVQLHVRTHATAPEQTRVVDDEVNALSAEARAEVVALRDRYEGRWQEVLEEGVARGDFQVGSVAVVRRALLEMCSGVARWWTPAGELDLDALAAEYAALALRLVGASERHADGR, from the coding sequence GTGGTGCAGTCGACGGAGGAGCGCGTGCGCTCCGCCGCGCTCACGCTGTTCGCCGAGCGCGGCTACCACGGCACCGGCATCCGGCACCTCGCCGACGCCGCCGGTCTCTCGTCGGCCTCGCTCTACCACTACATGGGCACCAAGGAGGAGCTGCTGGTCGCGATCATGCGCAGCAGCCTCGACGGCCTGCTCGAGGCGGCCGACGAGCTCTCCGCCACGGGCGACCCGGGGGAGCGGCTGGTCGCCCTCGTGCAGCTGCACGTGCGCACCCACGCCACGGCACCCGAGCAGACCCGCGTCGTCGACGACGAGGTGAACGCACTCTCCGCCGAGGCGCGCGCCGAGGTGGTCGCGCTGCGCGACCGCTACGAGGGACGGTGGCAGGAGGTCCTCGAGGAGGGCGTCGCCCGGGGCGACTTCCAGGTCGGGTCGGTGGCCGTCGTACGCCGCGCCCTGCTGGAGATGTGCAGCGGCGTCGCACGTTGGTGGACGCCCGCCGGCGAGCTCGATCTCGACGCCCTCGCGGCGGAGTACGCCGCCCTCGCGCTGCGACTCGTCGGCGCGTCGGAGCGACACGCCGACGGCCGGTGA
- a CDS encoding enoyl-CoA hydratase/isomerase family protein: MEVVEYSRDGAVALVHLNRPERLNAVTVELTEQLGAALARAAAEGARVVVLAGRGRAFCAGHDLKEPEPVETPVETRLRLEAIQEVTRLTRRFPGPVVAAVHGYALGAGCEFALACDVVVATEDAQLGFPEVGVGLSVTGGISRLLPMLVGWAKAKELLLLGERVTGAEAARIGMVARAVPPGEHETAALDLARRLVERPALALSLAKQVLDHGLDATLEEAMVREVDHAILTSLSGEGEAPKEAFTRG; this comes from the coding sequence GTGGAGGTCGTGGAGTACAGCCGAGACGGCGCGGTCGCGCTGGTCCATCTCAACCGGCCCGAGCGGCTCAACGCCGTCACGGTCGAGCTCACCGAGCAGCTGGGCGCGGCGCTGGCACGCGCTGCTGCCGAGGGTGCCCGGGTGGTCGTGCTGGCCGGGCGGGGGCGGGCGTTCTGCGCCGGCCACGACCTCAAGGAGCCCGAGCCTGTCGAGACGCCCGTGGAGACCCGGCTCCGGCTCGAGGCCATCCAGGAGGTCACCCGGCTGACGCGCCGCTTCCCCGGGCCGGTGGTCGCCGCCGTCCACGGGTACGCGCTCGGTGCCGGCTGCGAGTTCGCGCTGGCGTGCGACGTGGTGGTCGCGACCGAGGACGCGCAGCTCGGGTTCCCCGAGGTGGGGGTCGGGCTCAGCGTCACCGGCGGCATCTCGCGGCTGCTGCCGATGCTGGTCGGGTGGGCCAAGGCCAAGGAGCTGCTCCTGCTCGGGGAACGCGTCACCGGCGCCGAGGCCGCGCGGATTGGCATGGTGGCCCGCGCCGTACCCCCGGGTGAGCACGAGACCGCCGCGCTGGACCTCGCCCGTCGCCTCGTCGAGCGGCCGGCGCTGGCGCTCAGCCTGGCCAAGCAGGTGCTCGACCACGGTCTCGATGCCACCCTGGAGGAGGCGATGGTCCGCGAGGTCGACCACGCCATCCTGACCTCCCTGTCCGGGGAGGGCGAGGCGCCCAAGGAGGCCTTCACCCGTGGCTGA
- a CDS encoding AMP-binding protein, whose translation MADQTLVDHLLVAAERWPDRPAWTFDPGNGPAETLTFAEVALRSAAYAQALRERRVEPGDRVAVMLDNQPEFPLVWLALMRLGAAMVPLNVRYRSADAGHVVSDAGARLAVTSPAYADLLAPLADIALVDDLVPGGDWVHGPVDPGAPVNVQYTSGTTGHPKGCVLTHRYWTTLGTSMLEEFPHVVASDVMLTAQPFFYLDPQWNVVTALMSGAHLVALDGFHPSTFWAKVREHEVTYFYCLAAMPTLLLKMPADPLDRAHRVRAVQCSAIPPALHADLEERWGVPWYEAFGMTETGADIRVSPDDHDELVGSGCLGRPAAHREVRIDDGGQMWLRGPGMMEGYLGQPPPFVDGWFPTGDLARVDDQGRVYLEGRLKDMIRRSGENIAAREVEDVLLAHPAVRLAAVVGVPDEIRGEEVKAYVVAPGVSADELTAWCAERLAAFKVPRLWEFRDDLPLTASHRVEKAALREGSA comes from the coding sequence GTGGCTGACCAGACGCTCGTCGACCACCTGCTGGTCGCCGCGGAGCGATGGCCCGACCGGCCGGCGTGGACCTTCGACCCCGGCAACGGTCCCGCGGAGACACTGACCTTCGCCGAGGTCGCGCTGCGCTCGGCGGCGTACGCCCAGGCGCTGCGGGAGCGCCGCGTCGAGCCGGGTGACCGGGTGGCGGTGATGCTCGACAACCAGCCGGAGTTCCCGCTCGTCTGGCTGGCGCTGATGCGCCTCGGCGCCGCCATGGTGCCGCTCAACGTGCGCTACCGGTCCGCGGACGCCGGCCACGTCGTCAGCGATGCCGGTGCACGGCTCGCGGTCACCTCGCCGGCGTACGCCGACCTGCTGGCGCCCCTCGCCGACATCGCCCTGGTCGACGACCTCGTCCCGGGCGGTGACTGGGTGCACGGTCCGGTCGACCCGGGCGCGCCGGTCAACGTGCAGTACACGTCGGGCACGACCGGCCACCCCAAGGGCTGCGTCCTCACCCACCGCTACTGGACGACGCTGGGCACCTCCATGCTCGAGGAGTTCCCGCACGTCGTCGCGAGCGACGTGATGCTGACCGCCCAGCCGTTCTTCTACCTGGACCCGCAGTGGAACGTCGTCACCGCCCTGATGTCGGGCGCCCACCTGGTCGCGCTGGACGGCTTCCACCCGTCGACCTTCTGGGCCAAGGTTCGTGAGCACGAGGTGACCTACTTCTACTGCCTCGCCGCGATGCCGACGCTGCTGCTTAAGATGCCGGCCGACCCGCTGGACCGCGCGCACCGGGTGCGGGCCGTGCAGTGCTCGGCGATCCCCCCGGCGCTGCACGCCGACCTCGAGGAGCGGTGGGGCGTGCCGTGGTACGAGGCGTTCGGGATGACCGAGACCGGCGCGGACATCCGGGTCTCCCCCGACGACCACGACGAGCTCGTCGGGTCCGGCTGCCTGGGGCGCCCGGCCGCGCACCGCGAGGTGCGCATCGACGACGGCGGCCAGATGTGGCTGCGCGGACCCGGCATGATGGAGGGCTACCTGGGACAGCCCCCGCCGTTCGTGGACGGGTGGTTCCCCACCGGCGACCTGGCCCGCGTCGACGACCAGGGTCGCGTCTACCTGGAGGGACGGCTCAAGGACATGATCCGGCGCAGTGGCGAGAACATCGCGGCCCGCGAGGTCGAGGACGTGCTGCTCGCGCACCCCGCCGTACGCCTCGCGGCCGTCGTCGGCGTGCCCGACGAGATCCGCGGCGAGGAGGTCAAGGCGTACGTCGTGGCACCCGGCGTCTCCGCCGACGAGCTCACGGCCTGGTGCGCCGAGCGGCTGGCGGCCTTCAAGGTGCCCCGCCTGTGGGAGTTCCGCGACGACCTGCCGCTGACGGCGTCCCACCGGGTCGAGAAGGCCGCCCTGAGAGAAGGCAGCGCGTGA
- a CDS encoding amidohydrolase: MKADLVLTNARVRTLEGDTVAPAVAIWRDRVVALEDVPAERTIDLDGAVVTPGFHDAHNHMAWYGLSLDEVDLRLPSLDALYDAVAARAASAPEGAWIVGAGYDENKLGAHPDRDALDRAAPGRRVWLKHTSGHMCVANGPLLSDLGIADAPVDVPGGLVVVDSAGRPTGLLQEQAQQLLNRLVLPYPVDTLVDAIERAGQMYLSQGITSVVEAGVGGGWIGKSPVEVAAYQRALDLGRLPVRVELMVAMDVLHGLAAHETDGIVLGLDLGIRSGLGDDRLRIGPVKVFSDGSLIGHTCAMTEDFADTPGERGYLQDDATALHTRILDAHRSGWQVAAHAIGDAAIDLVLDAVDEAQRRWPRPDVRHRIEHFGVSRPDQVARAAALGVVPVPQGRFVGEIGDGMLRALGPDRAGWAYRYRSLLDAGITPPGSSDRPVVDGAPLLGLHDMVNRRTDSGLACGPEEAISGLEALTAYTLGSAYASHGERDRGTIAVGKYADLAVLSDDPATVDPTTIRDIEVLRTVLAGEVVWER; this comes from the coding sequence GTGAAGGCGGACCTGGTCCTCACCAACGCCCGGGTCCGCACCCTGGAGGGCGACACGGTCGCACCGGCCGTGGCGATCTGGCGGGACCGGGTGGTCGCGCTCGAGGACGTCCCCGCCGAGCGGACCATCGACCTCGACGGCGCCGTCGTCACGCCTGGCTTCCACGACGCCCACAACCACATGGCGTGGTACGGCCTGTCCCTAGACGAGGTCGACCTGCGCCTGCCGAGCCTCGACGCCCTGTACGACGCCGTCGCCGCGCGGGCAGCGTCCGCGCCGGAGGGCGCCTGGATCGTCGGCGCGGGGTACGACGAGAACAAGCTCGGCGCCCACCCCGACCGGGACGCGCTCGACCGCGCGGCGCCGGGCCGGCGGGTCTGGCTCAAGCACACGTCCGGGCACATGTGCGTGGCCAACGGCCCGCTGCTGTCCGACCTCGGCATCGCGGACGCCCCGGTCGACGTGCCCGGCGGCCTCGTCGTGGTCGACTCCGCGGGACGCCCGACCGGCCTGCTCCAGGAGCAGGCCCAGCAGCTGCTCAACCGGCTGGTCCTCCCCTACCCCGTCGACACGCTCGTCGACGCCATCGAGCGGGCCGGGCAGATGTACCTCTCGCAGGGCATCACCAGCGTCGTCGAGGCCGGCGTGGGCGGCGGCTGGATCGGCAAGAGCCCGGTCGAGGTGGCGGCGTACCAACGCGCGCTCGACCTCGGTCGGCTGCCGGTGCGGGTCGAGCTGATGGTCGCCATGGACGTGCTGCACGGCCTGGCGGCGCACGAGACCGACGGGATCGTGCTCGGCCTCGACCTGGGCATCCGCAGTGGGCTCGGCGACGACCGGCTGCGCATCGGGCCGGTGAAGGTCTTCAGCGACGGCTCGCTCATCGGGCACACGTGTGCGATGACCGAGGACTTCGCCGACACCCCCGGCGAGCGCGGCTACCTGCAGGACGACGCCACGGCGCTGCACACCCGGATCCTCGACGCCCACCGGTCGGGGTGGCAGGTCGCGGCGCACGCGATCGGCGACGCGGCGATCGACCTGGTCCTGGACGCCGTCGACGAGGCGCAGCGGCGCTGGCCGCGGCCCGACGTACGCCACCGGATCGAGCACTTCGGTGTGTCCCGCCCCGACCAGGTCGCCCGGGCCGCGGCGCTCGGCGTGGTGCCGGTCCCCCAGGGCCGGTTCGTCGGCGAGATCGGTGACGGCATGCTGCGCGCGCTCGGTCCGGACCGCGCGGGATGGGCCTACCGCTACCGCTCCCTGCTCGACGCGGGCATCACCCCACCGGGCAGCTCGGACCGGCCGGTCGTCGACGGCGCCCCGCTGCTCGGCCTCCACGACATGGTCAACCGGCGCACCGACAGCGGGCTCGCCTGCGGCCCGGAGGAGGCGATCTCGGGGCTCGAGGCGCTGACCGCGTACACGCTCGGCTCGGCGTACGCCTCGCACGGGGAGCGGGACCGCGGCACCATCGCCGTCGGCAAGTACGCCGACCTGGCGGTCCTCTCGGACGACCCCGCTACCGTCGACCCGACGACGATCCGCGACATCGAGGTGCTCCGGACCGTGCTGGCCGGAGAGGTGGTGTGGGAGCGATGA
- a CDS encoding GNAT family N-acetyltransferase produces the protein MTLVEAGSLTPQQRGIVRAIYEDAFPEELQVPFDDLFVDRMLVLLDEDGPAGFALVRDLPETRWTFLRYYAVGRRGRGTGSTMWGQLTARLAADGRTRLIWDVEDPDEAGLSPELVDEHRRRIVFYERLGGRLQPVRDYLPPHDDGHAPQLLLMDVPLADEPDPPLRVLVETVYLRRYGVPATDPVVRRTLLASDL, from the coding sequence ATGACGCTCGTCGAGGCAGGGAGCCTGACACCGCAGCAGCGTGGGATCGTCCGGGCGATCTACGAGGACGCGTTCCCCGAGGAGCTCCAGGTCCCGTTCGACGACCTCTTCGTCGACCGGATGCTGGTGCTGCTCGACGAGGACGGCCCGGCCGGCTTCGCGCTGGTGCGGGACCTCCCCGAGACGCGCTGGACCTTCCTGCGCTACTACGCCGTCGGCCGTCGCGGCCGCGGCACCGGCTCGACGATGTGGGGCCAGCTCACCGCCCGGCTGGCGGCCGACGGCAGGACGCGGTTGATCTGGGACGTCGAGGACCCCGACGAGGCCGGCCTCTCCCCCGAGCTGGTCGACGAGCACCGGCGCCGGATCGTGTTCTACGAGCGCCTGGGCGGGCGGCTCCAGCCGGTGCGCGACTACCTGCCGCCGCACGACGACGGCCACGCCCCGCAGCTGCTGCTGATGGACGTCCCGCTCGCGGACGAGCCCGACCCCCCGCTGCGTGTGCTGGTCGAGACCGTCTACCTGCGGCGGTACGGCGTCCCTGCGACCGATCCCGTCGTACGCCGGACGTTGCTGGCCAGCGACTTGTAA